The genomic region GTGCTTGAAGCAGTGGACAATCTAGAAGAAAAACCAGATTTAATAGTAATAGATCCACCAAGAGATGGAATCCACCCTAAGGCGATCAGTAAGATAATCGACTTTAGGCCTGAAAGATATGTTTATGTAAGTTGTAATCCAGTTACCTTGGTCAGGGACTTGAAGGTGTTCAGCGAGAGAGGATATAGGGTTGAGAAGATGAGGTTAATGGATATGTTTGTTGGGACTACACACGTTGAGAGTATAATTCT from Tissierellales bacterium harbors:
- a CDS encoding 23S rRNA (uracil-5-)-methyltransferase RumA — encoded protein: VLEAVDNLEEKPDLIVIDPPRDGIHPKAISKIIDFRPERYVYVSCNPVTLVRDLKVFSERGYRVEKMRLMDMFVGTTHVESIILMTYCGSEGEK